The Cytophagia bacterium CHB2 DNA segment GGAGATGTTGCGGTGGTCTTTTCCATCCCATACCTGGAAATATGAACCCGGCCCGTAACTGCGCTCTACCAGCGTGCGCACCTCGCGGCCCAACGCGTCGAGCACTTTGAGATTGACGTACGTTGCCCTTGCCACTTCAAAGCGAATCGTCGTGGAAGGATTGAAAGGGTTGGGATAATTTTGCAGCAGCTCGAAAGAGGCCGGCGCATGATGAGGGGCTTCGTTGACCGCGGTCACGGTTTGCAAGCGAATGCGAGAACCTCGCCCTGTTCCTTGCGAAGCATTCGGCGAGACCATTCCTGCCGGCGAAATGAATTCCGCTTCCCAGGTTTGGGTGAGACTATCCTGCCCAATGAGAGTTATGCGAGACCGCACCCTCACCCGGCCGATGAAATTTCCGGTCGAATCAAGCACAAAGAGCATCATGGTATCTGCGTAGTCATTGCCCTGCCGCGCCCACGCTCCGTGCGCCGGTGAAGGAGGCCGTTCATTCGCTACCTCCGTCATGGTCCCACCGGCGTGGTAGGTTCGTAGAGACTCAAAGGAAATACCAAGAGTCGTATTTGTTGCCTTGACTAACCAGGTCCCGGTCAAATCATCTTGCGCCGCAACGTTTGCGGCCATCATGGTAATCGCAACGAGAAAGAACAGGGCCGTTGGTTTTCTTTTGCTGTTCATGGCTGATTTTCCCTTTCGGTTGATAAAGTGACTGAGCGTGAATTTGAACTGAAACACGTTCATTAGCCTTCGTTCTTTATTTACTTTTGTTTGTTGAAATTATTGGCTTGTAAAGCAATCAAGATCCCAATCACGACCCGGTCGGTACTCATGAGCTTGGCTTGACGAATTAAATCATCGGTATCATCTGTTCGGGCGTACTGGTCAATGAGCTTATGGATTGCCTCAAGGTCGGCCTGGTCTTGAGCGCCGGCAGGACTGCCGGCGAATAAGAGCAGCAGTGAAATTGTACAGAAAAAGATGGTACATTTCATAATTTCCGCCTTGTGTGATCGATTCATGCAATTTTGCTCCCTACCCAATATAGAAAAATAAACCTGGCCTTGTCTAACACTGCGGGCGCAAGGTTTGACACTGAGGGCGTATTTTGCAGGAAAATGAGGACTCTTGGGGAAGAAGCGGCAGCCTGGGGACAAATCTCCAGGCTAAAAACGCAAGCCGCATAAATGCGACTTCAGCTTTGAGACTGCTTCCGTCGCTGGGGGGATCAAATGCAGGCGGAGGTGGTAAAATTTATCATACAAATTTCAGGTCATAGTTAGTTCGGGCTGTTTCTGCGAATCCGGCGGGGCGGTTTCTTGAATGCCATTCGGTGCTCGCCACTTGCGATATGCTCGTTAGACCCTGGTTTTGGAGATCCGTTTGCTCAATTCACGCAGCCACAACACCGAGCTTGCCGCCGCGGCGCAGCGCAGCCAATCGCTGAAGCTCAAGCTCACGGTTGAAAACGTTTGTTGCAGAAACGGGGTGTAAATCACTGCCACTTGCAATGCAATCGACAGGAGCACCGCTCCCCACAGCAGCTTGTTCGAGAACAGTCCGGCGAACGCGCTGCGCTCATCCGAACGCGCGTTGAAGACGTTGAAGATTTGAAAGAGCATCAGCGTCGTGAAAGCCATCGTCTGGCCGTAACGCATATTGCCTGAGCCTTCGATCAATCCGCCAGGCAGGCTGGCATCGAGCACAAGCAATGTTCCTGCCGCCATGATCGCGCCGACGAAGAAGATGCCGAACCACATGTGGCGCGTGATCACGCCTTCATCCCGCGAGCGCGGCGGCACACTCATCAACCCAGCATCCGCCGGCTCCACACCGAGCGCAAGCGCGGGCGCGCCGTCGGTCACGAGATTGATCCACAGGATTTGCGTCG contains these protein-coding regions:
- a CDS encoding T9SS type A sorting domain-containing protein encodes the protein MNVFQFKFTLSHFINRKGKSAMNSKRKPTALFFLVAITMMAANVAAQDDLTGTWLVKATNTTLGISFESLRTYHAGGTMTEVANERPPSPAHGAWARQGNDYADTMMLFVLDSTGNFIGRVRVRSRITLIGQDSLTQTWEAEFISPAGMVSPNASQGTGRGSRIRLQTVTAVNEAPHHAPASFELLQNYPNPFNPSTTIRFEVARATYVNLKVLDALGREVRTLVERSYGPGSYFQVWDGKDHRNISAPSGTYFLRMNAGGYVDTKKMTLIK